The following nucleotide sequence is from candidate division WOR-3 bacterium.
TATTTGCCCGAACCCGGAATAACTGTGGAAAGGAAACCAGAAAGAGCCCTATTCTTTTTTGGAAGATTCTCTCCAACTTCTACTAATCTTAACAATGGATTTCTATCCAAACTGGAAGCTTTCAAACATTTTTTCGCTTCTTCCCATTTTTTTGACAGGATATAATTGATAGCAGTTAATTGAAGAGCTTTATTGCTTGTATCGGATCTTTCTAAAAAGGATCTCAGGATTTCTTCGGATTTATTAACGCTGTCCATTAAGGAGTAACATAAGCTTAATTCTAAGTAAACCTCTTCTAACAATCCACTTTTTGGATATTCGGAAGGGATTTTTTTTAAATATTTTATGGAATTTTTATAATCCTCATTTAATCGGTAACAGATAGCTATTTTGAAAAATATGGAATCTGCATTCTGGGGAAGAGAATCTAAAGCGAAAAGAAAACGTTGGAATTCTATGATAGCTCTTGTATACTCTTTTTCTTTATATAGATATTCCCCAAAAGCTCGAATATTTTTCGGGCTAAAATACGGAGTTTCTTTGCTTTTAACCCCTATGGAAAAGGTAATACAAAAAAACAAAAATAATTTATTTGCAAATTTCATTTTTCTTTATAAAAAGTTCCTTTAAAATAGCATTCATTTTTTAACAATTTATTCTTCCCTCTTATGTAATAGGCTTCTACAGGATAATCAATCGCAAGTTGAGTCTCGGGGTCTATTTGATAATATTTTCGAGAAGAAAATGAGC
It contains:
- a CDS encoding tetratricopeptide repeat protein, which encodes MKFANKLFLFFCITFSIGVKSKETPYFSPKNIRAFGEYLYKEKEYTRAIIEFQRFLFALDSLPQNADSIFFKIAICYRLNEDYKNSIKYLKKIPSEYPKSGLLEEVYLELSLCYSLMDSVNKSEEILRSFLERSDTSNKALQLTAINYILSKKWEEAKKCLKASSLDRNPLLRLVEVGENLPKKNRALSGFLSTVIPGSGKYYCNRPMEGFHSFVTIGFSAWQAYEGFKEDGIHSVKGWIFGSLGVFLYFGNIYGSIVAADIYNEEQELMFKLSIKNFLNENF